In the genome of Chloroflexota bacterium, one region contains:
- a CDS encoding GDP-mannose mannosyl hydrolase, protein MSAFPPGFLSDEDFFHVVQHAPLVSIDLIVTRHGGQEVLLGQRRNPPAQGWWFVPGGRIRKGETLADAFQRISLAEVGVRLDISEARLLGAWTHLYPQEAFRGLPVTDIHYVTLGYHLERDLEAEALPVEQHGAFRWFPVVAALEDAEVHRYTKWYLEALSRG, encoded by the coding sequence ATGAGTGCCTTCCCGCCCGGCTTCCTCAGCGATGAGGATTTCTTCCACGTCGTCCAGCATGCGCCGTTGGTTTCCATTGACCTCATTGTGACCCGCCACGGAGGGCAAGAGGTGTTGTTGGGGCAGCGGCGCAATCCACCGGCGCAGGGCTGGTGGTTTGTGCCCGGCGGGCGCATTCGCAAGGGTGAAACCTTAGCCGATGCGTTCCAGCGCATTAGCCTGGCCGAAGTGGGCGTGCGCCTGGACATCAGCGAAGCCCGCCTGTTGGGCGCGTGGACGCACCTCTACCCCCAGGAGGCCTTCCGTGGCCTGCCCGTGACCGACATTCACTACGTCACGTTGGGCTACCATTTGGAACGCGATCTCGAAGCCGAGGCGCTGCCCGTGGAGCAACATGGCGCGTTCCGCTGGTTTCCCGTGGTCGCGGCGCTGGAAGACGCGGAGGTGCATCGCTACACCAAGTGGTATTTGGAAGCCCTTAGCCGCGGGTGA